GGTCTGTGCTCTGTGTATCTTGTTTGTCAAGTCAGAGACGAAATTCAAATTTTAGAGTTGTTTTTAGCAAAGTTAAGTTTCAGTTAAGTTGTTAGTAGTATGTAGAAGGAGTTTGGATACTGCTACTATCTTGATCAAGTCCAGAACGAAAATCAagcaaaaagtcaacaaaaatggtgTCTTTGTCGCGAGGAAGAAGACGAAGTTCAGATTGCATTTTTAATAGTTTTACAGTGCCAATCTTGAAAACGTGTTGTGGATTACTCTAGAGTGAAAGTACAAGATGGAATCAAGAGGAGACGAGATCGTGCAAAAAGTAAACCATTTCCAGTTTTCACTTTACCACTTTCGATTTTTGATTTTCTTTAAAATCCAGGTTGTAATTCTATTCTAGATTTCATGTCAGCTAGGTTAAAACTTTCGGACGCCTATATAAAGGCTTATTGTAATCGTTTTAAAGCTTATGATGGTATGAAGTAAAATTTGAAATCGCCATTatcatttttcttttacatttttaAAGTTTGGTTGCATTGGTTGAGAGAACCCTAGAAATCCGATCACCAAAATTAGTTTTTCAGTCCTAAACACATTAGATATCTACGCTTAGCCTTTAGATTAAGTTAGAATCAAATCGATATGGAGGATATGATCATTTTTTTGTTTTAGTGCATTTCTATTCTTAACTTTCATTTTCTGCAAATTTGTGATGTGTCTTGTGTTGCTACAATTACAGTGTCTTTTCTTGCCGGATTTTGAATTTTCCGGTGATCGTACGTCACCAATTCTACCAACATTTCTCACCACAATCCTTCATATGTGATTAGAGATAATAACTTGTTTTTTACTATCTATTACCAATTTTATCAAACCTCGTTAATTTTTCTTTAAGTAgatatgtaaaatcaaatatgaTTGATTCAATTCAACTGCTTCAACGCctaaaatttttaaattaaaaaattaaacTAACCATTATTGTTGAGTGATACTTATCCTTTAATCGATATTGATAGATCGATATGCATCGCATAAAATGTTGTAATTTTGGAGACCGACAGATTTGGATGATAAGGTGGTAAAgaaaaaaaggtaaaaattacatatGAAATGGACAACGAAACAAATTGCTTTTCTTTCCTTTGGTTGAAAAATTTGACTCAATTCACACTCTGTAGTGGGGTCCAccaatgtcttttcttttaattgaATCTGACGTGTCAGATACTCCATTGCCACTTGGCACATGTCAATAAATAAAAAATGAAGATGCCTTGTTAAATTGCTTAGGAAAATATTCCAAACAGATCCCCCATTTTATACGGAGTGATTAACTTCATTTGAAATTAATCTTACAGTTAATTATGTCTATGAAAATTTATGGTACATAGGTAGTAGAGTTTTGGACTTTTAGTCCTTAAAAAGATCAATTCGACTCGAAACGTCCCTTTCCCTCTTGTCATTGTAAAAAGATACTACTTTCCTGGAATTTCTGGAATTTTGGTtttgaattattataattataacggGTGGGGTCGctataaataattattttttattttcttaaaaCTATATACCAAACCTATCTTTAGAAAATTAAAGACTTAATGATAATAGTCTGTAATGTATAGCTCCCCCACACTACATTACAAACAATAATGCAAATTTGACGTTCAACACTTAGAATGTCATCATGCCTTTATCGACTCGATCCTTACTTTTCCTACCTTTAATATAATCATCGTGTGTATTTTCAATTTTGATTTGCTTAATTAATCTAATCTAATAGTAGATGGCGGCCAAAAGTCTCATTCAAAGAGTCCTCTAACTATATAATTACTACCACAATATAAAATTGACTTTGAATCAATAAATTTTATAGCTAGCTAGGATTTACGAATCTAAACGTAATCCGACTTATATGATCGAAATGATAATTCTCAAATCAAATTCGAAAGATATGGTTTagtgatctttttttttttttgatgaataATTTAGTGATCATTTGATCTTGAATCCACTCTTAATCTTATAtacaatatgaaaaataaaattgtTATGTTTTAATTACAAAATTTATTATCAAATCCGATTTCAACATATATCTATTAATTCaatatattaattaaactataatTAATTATTCATTCATAATTTTTTTGAAATCATTTATTCATTCATAATTAAgatctataaataaatattataattttattaattttttctataatgtctatataaataaatattactaaAACGGAGTAGTAATTATTTATGCAATCAACTATATTAAAAACGGAGCTCTCGACTGATGTTATTAATAAGAGCATAGTTtccaattatttatttatttttttgtgatTTTACCAAAATTATTGATCCGTCAAATTCAAGGCAAAATTGACTTGCATCGATGCATTAACATCCCTAGAATATGAAGCTATCAAAAAACTTTTATTTATTGATATTTCATCACAAAACGAGAGGATCGACAAAATAAATTAAGATGCCAGTTTTGATTTGAAAAAAATCAATAAATATACTCCATAATTtcaataaaatatatttaaaaattgttatgCCATTAATTGATTCAAGCTAAATCTTGACCAAAACTAGTAGTATATAATTAGCAGATGCAATTCAAACTTAACTACTAAGATTATTGTCCATAATAACTTTGATCTTGAATCTTGACCATAGCAACAATCCTTAGCCATTAAAATCGCTACCCAAACTATCTATAGGAtacataaatttgaaaatcaacgactaattattattataattataaaaaattaaacGTAATTGTAAAATACTAATATAGAGAAGGATTAATCGGAACTGTATTTACTTCAAAGAAGAAAAAAATGCCTACATGTTGGGTAAAAAGTACTACTATCTCTAAAATAACAAAGAACAAAAAAATTTACTGTGGTGAAAATCAATTGTACCGATCaagtaacaaataaataaaaattggCTAAATTCTACGACGACATGTTAACATGAACACTAGCATTAGTGACGGAATTGCAAACAGGGCAATTAACGACCAGATTGGACCCACAATTTGTACACAAGCACAAATGCCTACATGGCAGCAGCAAAACGCTCGACTCCTTCTCCCCACAATTCCTGCAATTCCGACCACCGCCGCCTACCGCCGTCGTACTCCGCCGTGACCGCCACCCATCTTGAAAAACCTCCGTTTCCTTCTCCCTTCCAGAATCACTACTCCCACAACTCGACTCGGCATCATCCGCCGCCGCGTTTCCGCCGCCGGTCACGTGGCGGTGGTCGTCGATGCTGACGTGTGCGAGTACTTGTTCCAAATTTGAACGTAATGAATTGGCGGTGGCTTCGTTTGTCTGAGCTAAATCCCTCCAAATTTGATTTTCAACGTATAGAGATTTAACTCTCTCTTGTAAAACCAAATTCATTTTTCCCATTCTTAGAATCTCGTCGTCCTTTTCTTTCAATTTCTTTCCGACTTCATCTTGTATTGTAGTTAGCAGACTTCGTAATTGAGTTCTACTCCTCTGTTCAAGTTCTAGTCTTATTTTCTGGGTCTGTAAAAAAAAATTAACCGTGCAAAATCAGTAATCACATTGATTAATCGGTAAAAAAAATAACTTTTCGAAATACCCATAAAGAAAAAATAGATTAATCGGTAAAAAAAATTACTTTTTTGAAATACCCATCAAGAAAAAAACCTTTTTTTTACTGTTAAAAAAAAAACTCCCCAAATGGAATTTTCCCGGAAACcaaacaaagtaaaaaaaaaaaagttctggGAAAAAATGACTTACATGATCAGCAATTAAGGAGTTGATGTCTGATTGCTGTTGTTGTAATTGGAACATAACATCACCATCGAAACCAGAAGACAACCTCTGTTTCTGTGAAGATGTATTAATGTTGTAATTATCATTGATACAATCTCTAACTCTTTTCCTTgacacaatattattattattattattattattaatattgacgttGTAAGTCAAACCACTATCAGATTTGTTCAATGAAGTTTTCTGATCACAGACTTGTTGATGATAGAatggttgatgaagaagaagatggttATGCTGATCTGGCATTGCCGGAATTGCATATTCCGGCTGACTGGTGATATACGGATTTATATTGGTTTTCATCAAATCCCTGTAAAATATCAAAAAATGGATTAATTGAAAACTCCatgaaaataaaaattaaaactttGGAAAAAAATGAATACCTGTCTGTTGTAAGTAACTGTTGTGGTGAGAAGAAATTCATGTGCTGAGCTTCAACCGCCATTAAAGCTTTGTTTTAAAATTCTTAGAGACGAAGGAAAGAAGGAGATGGGAGATTGAAAAATTGATTATAGATATAGAGATATATAGAGGTTGGCCTTttgaggtttatatatatatatatatggagagagaGAGAAAGTCAAAATAACTGAGTCACACCACCATGCACGACTTTCCTAAATACAGAGGATAGAACCAAAAATcttttattaactttttaaaaaaatGTTGGCAGATTTTGTCCTttggattttttattttatttaaaaaaataaaaagttctcCCCTTAATAATTTCTAAAAAATCAGTtactttataaaataataaaaaaaaaaatctactGTCCATAACTTAAGGACCATATCTAAACAGTTTTTATACTGTGAGGGTAGAAATGGAAATTTCAATGTGGTGGTGTGGGACAGTATCTGACAACCGGCATATCTGCCACGTATCTATCATATTGCCACATCAGCACATAACCCTCCAAAATTCGCTAactaaaaatatacgtataaatttTGAACGTGACCGTTTTTTCGTATGGGTCCCACATTTCGCACGTGGAAGCCAGAG
This genomic interval from Rutidosis leptorrhynchoides isolate AG116_Rl617_1_P2 unplaced genomic scaffold, CSIRO_AGI_Rlap_v1 contig79, whole genome shotgun sequence contains the following:
- the LOC139885109 gene encoding BOI-related E3 ubiquitin-protein ligase 1-like, whose protein sequence is MAVEAQHMNFFSPQQLLTTDRDLMKTNINPYITSQPEYAIPAMPDQHNHLLLHQPFYHQQVCDQKTSLNKSDSGLTYNVNINNNNNNNNIVSRKRVRDCINDNYNINTSSQKQRLSSGFDGDVMFQLQQQQSDINSLIADHTQKIRLELEQRSRTQLRSLLTTIQDEVGKKLKEKDDEILRMGKMNLVLQERVKSLYVENQIWRDLAQTNEATANSLRSNLEQVLAHVSIDDHRHVTGGGNAAADDAESSCGSSDSGREKETEVFQDGWRSRRSTTAVGGGGRNCRNCGEKESSVLLLPCRHLCLCTNCGSNLVVNCPVCNSVTNASVHVNMSS